In a single window of the Ignavibacteria bacterium genome:
- a CDS encoding carboxylate-amine ligase has product MDKHIFTLGIEEEFMLVDPKTRALVSHMQQIVDSGKVFLKEQIKPEMHASVVEVGTKICRDIHEARDEVTSLRSNLASLAKEAGFRIAASGTHPFTHWNEVSITDHPRYHEIVNEMQEAARANLIFGLHVHVGLPNREVGIQIMNAVRYFIPHIFALSTNSPFWLGRNTGFKSYRVKVFDKFPRTGIPDYYDTVTEFDNYVNLLIKTNCIDNGKKIWYDIRLHPYFNTLEFRMCDIPMRVDETICLAALMQAVVVKLYKLMRQNLGFRIYRRALINENKWRAARYGTEGKLIDFGKQEEVDFKILAMELISFISDVVDDLGSWEEVNYILQMLQNGTGADRQLSKWDGTQEGLKKVVDYIIDETHLGLS; this is encoded by the coding sequence ATGGATAAGCATATTTTTACACTAGGTATCGAAGAAGAGTTCATGCTGGTTGATCCCAAAACAAGGGCTCTTGTTTCTCATATGCAGCAAATCGTAGATTCAGGCAAAGTATTCTTAAAAGAACAGATAAAGCCTGAAATGCATGCATCAGTGGTTGAAGTAGGTACAAAAATATGCCGTGATATCCATGAGGCGCGTGATGAAGTTACGAGTCTTCGCTCTAACCTGGCTTCACTTGCAAAGGAAGCGGGATTCAGAATAGCGGCTTCCGGCACTCATCCGTTTACTCACTGGAACGAAGTTTCAATCACAGACCATCCGCGTTATCACGAAATTGTAAATGAAATGCAGGAAGCGGCACGCGCAAACCTGATATTCGGGCTGCATGTGCATGTCGGGCTTCCAAACCGCGAAGTCGGTATTCAGATAATGAATGCTGTAAGATATTTTATTCCTCATATCTTCGCTCTTTCAACAAACTCGCCTTTCTGGCTTGGAAGGAATACTGGATTTAAATCTTACCGCGTAAAAGTATTTGATAAATTCCCAAGAACAGGTATCCCTGATTATTACGATACCGTTACGGAATTTGATAATTACGTCAATCTTTTAATTAAAACCAATTGCATAGATAACGGCAAGAAGATCTGGTATGATATCAGGCTTCATCCGTATTTTAATACTCTAGAGTTCCGCATGTGTGATATACCAATGAGGGTTGATGAAACTATCTGCCTGGCAGCGCTGATGCAGGCTGTTGTTGTTAAGCTATACAAGCTGATGAGGCAGAACCTCGGTTTCAGGATATACCGCCGTGCGCTGATAAACGAGAACAAATGGCGCGCTGCGCGTTACGGTACTGAAGGTAAGCTTATTGATTTTGGCAAGCAGGAAGAAGTGGATTTTAAAATTCTTGCTATGGAGCTTATCTCATTTATAAGTGATGTTGTTGATGATCTTGGAAGCTGGGAAGAAGTGAATTACATATTGCAGATGCTGCAAAACGGAACCGGCGCAGACAGGCAGCTTTCAAAGTGGGATGGAACCCAGGAAGGCCTTAAAAAAGTGGTAGATTATATAATAGATGAAACACATTTAGGTTTAAGCTGA
- a CDS encoding aminopeptidase → MDQMHTVVDFDKELSEGAHNAIVVCLRLQPEERITIITDNESLEIASSLVAEVNKVGAECSLMVIEDYASRPLKNMPQPILDDLAKSQVSIFCAIAHTGELRSRIDMTEVVDKHKIRHGHMVNINKQIMLEGMRADFLKVDELSQKLIEKARKAKIITIKSPAGTDMVSEFSHDLKWLKTSGIISVEKWGNLPGGEIFTSPKNCNGVFVVDGVVGDYLCQKYGDIKDTPLKIWIKDSRITKMECSNKELLEEFTAYTMTDENSNRVGEFAIGTNIACKHVIGHILQDEKLPTIHIAFGHPYSAHTGADWQSTTHIDCVSVDCSIWLDDEQVMDNGKFLI, encoded by the coding sequence ATGGATCAAATGCATACAGTTGTTGATTTTGATAAAGAACTTTCTGAGGGTGCACATAATGCGATAGTTGTTTGTTTAAGGCTTCAGCCGGAAGAAAGAATTACTATCATAACCGATAATGAATCCCTTGAAATAGCTTCATCACTCGTTGCCGAAGTGAATAAAGTAGGCGCTGAGTGCAGCTTAATGGTAATTGAAGATTATGCTTCGAGGCCTCTTAAAAACATGCCGCAGCCGATACTTGATGACCTCGCGAAGTCACAGGTAAGTATATTCTGCGCAATTGCCCATACGGGCGAGCTTCGCTCAAGAATTGATATGACCGAAGTTGTTGATAAGCATAAGATACGCCACGGGCATATGGTGAATATCAACAAGCAGATAATGCTCGAAGGAATGCGCGCTGATTTTCTGAAGGTTGATGAGCTTTCACAGAAGCTTATAGAAAAAGCAAGGAAGGCGAAGATTATTACTATTAAGAGTCCGGCTGGAACAGATATGGTAAGTGAATTTTCGCATGACCTTAAATGGCTTAAAACCAGCGGAATAATTTCAGTGGAAAAATGGGGCAACCTGCCCGGCGGTGAAATATTTACTTCACCAAAAAACTGCAATGGTGTATTTGTTGTAGATGGAGTAGTAGGGGATTACCTCTGCCAGAAATACGGCGATATAAAAGATACACCGCTGAAGATATGGATTAAGGATTCACGCATCACAAAAATGGAATGTTCTAACAAAGAGCTGCTTGAAGAGTTCACTGCTTACACTATGACTGATGAAAACAGCAACCGTGTTGGCGAATTTGCAATCGGCACCAATATTGCATGCAAACATGTTATCGGTCATATTTTACAGGATGAAAAATTACCAACTATTCATATAGCTTTTGGCCATCCGTATTCAGCACACACAGGCGCAGACTGGCAATCAACAACTCACATTGACTGTGTTAGTGTGGATTGCAGCATCTGGCTGGATGACGAACAGGTAATGGATAACGGAAAATTTCTGATATAA